The following are from one region of the Anabas testudineus chromosome 2, fAnaTes1.2, whole genome shotgun sequence genome:
- the LOC113164466 gene encoding claudin-10-like isoform X4: MKYRTMVMYMEIGCFVSCLCGWMLVCSTLPTPFWSYSGNSGSVMTTANFYSNLWQDCISDSTGASSCFLHACRALTICAVITGFFGGVLTLIGMKCTKIGGSEIANARVTFAGGLTYMVSGFCGMITYSWWANKTRTEFVDPLFMGAKYELGAAIFIGWGGSILLILGGAVQTYFSGKEGLPSGSQKEHRRPGSYAWTRQTYMLPAAASRMSLGSPLLYEGRQSRTTRATTKTGRTYRRDNYV; this comes from the exons ATGAAGTACAGGACGATGGTGATGTACATGGAGATCGGATGCTTTGTGTCCTGCCTGTGTGGCTGGATGCTGGTGTGTTCCACTCTTCCAACACCATTTTGGAGTTATTCAGGAAATTCTGGAAGTGTGATGACCACTGCCAACTTTTACTCCAACCTGTGGCAGGACTGCATCTCAGACAGCACTGGGGCTTCTTCCT gcTTCCTACACGCCTGCAGAGCTCTTACTATCTGTGCCGTGATCACCGGCTTCTTCGGAGGCGTCCTCACACTTATAGGGATGAAGTGCACTAAAATAGGGGGATCAGAGATTGCTAATGCAAGAGTGACCTTTGCAGGTGGTCTAACCTACATGGTTTCAG GATTCTGTGGTATGATAACCTACTCGTGGTGGGCCAACAAAACCAGAACCGAATTTGTGGATCCACTTTTTATGGGTGCAAA ATATGAACTTGGAGCAGCGATTTTCATTGGCTGGGGAGGCTCCATCCTTCTCATCCTTGGAGGAGCAGTGCAGACTTACTTCTCTGGAAAAGAAGGTCTACCATCAGG TTCCCAGAAAGAGCATAGAAGACCAGGTTCTTACGCCTGGACCAGACAGACCTACATGCTGCCGGCTGCAGCGTCCAGAATGAGCCTGGGATCACCGCTGTTGTATGAAGGCAGACAGAGTCGAACTACCAGGGCCACAACAAAGACTGGTCGAACCTACAGAAGAGACAACTATGTCTGA
- the LOC113164466 gene encoding claudin-10-like isoform X1 yields MKYRTMVMYMEIGCFVSCLCGWMLVCSTLPTPFWSYSGNSGSVMTTANFYSNLWQDCISDSTGASSCKGFPSLMALSGFLHACRALTICAVITGFFGGVLTLIGMKCTKIGGSEIANARVTFAGGLTYMVSGFCGMITYSWWANKTRTEFVDPLFMGAKYELGAAIFIGWGGSILLILGGAVQTYFSGKEGLPSGSQKEHRRPGSYAWTRQTYMLPAAASRMSLGSPLLYEGRQSRTTRATTKTGRTYRRDNYV; encoded by the exons ATGAAGTACAGGACGATGGTGATGTACATGGAGATCGGATGCTTTGTGTCCTGCCTGTGTGGCTGGATGCTGGTGTGTTCCACTCTTCCAACACCATTTTGGAGTTATTCAGGAAATTCTGGAAGTGTGATGACCACTGCCAACTTTTACTCCAACCTGTGGCAGGACTGCATCTCAGACAGCACTGGGGCTTCTTCCTGTAAGGGGTTTCCTTCCCTGATGGCTCTGTCTG gcTTCCTACACGCCTGCAGAGCTCTTACTATCTGTGCCGTGATCACCGGCTTCTTCGGAGGCGTCCTCACACTTATAGGGATGAAGTGCACTAAAATAGGGGGATCAGAGATTGCTAATGCAAGAGTGACCTTTGCAGGTGGTCTAACCTACATGGTTTCAG GATTCTGTGGTATGATAACCTACTCGTGGTGGGCCAACAAAACCAGAACCGAATTTGTGGATCCACTTTTTATGGGTGCAAA ATATGAACTTGGAGCAGCGATTTTCATTGGCTGGGGAGGCTCCATCCTTCTCATCCTTGGAGGAGCAGTGCAGACTTACTTCTCTGGAAAAGAAGGTCTACCATCAGG TTCCCAGAAAGAGCATAGAAGACCAGGTTCTTACGCCTGGACCAGACAGACCTACATGCTGCCGGCTGCAGCGTCCAGAATGAGCCTGGGATCACCGCTGTTGTATGAAGGCAGACAGAGTCGAACTACCAGGGCCACAACAAAGACTGGTCGAACCTACAGAAGAGACAACTATGTCTGA